A window of Aeromicrobium sp. Root236 contains these coding sequences:
- a CDS encoding LLM class flavin-dependent oxidoreductase — MLDLVPVRTDQSTGDALAATVSLAQVADRLGFTRFWVAEHHNMPAVAATSPPVLIAMLGAQTTSIRLGSGGVMLPNHAPLAVAEQFALLEAATPGRIDLGIGRAPGSDPVTSMALRGAAGRDDTDIENFPQYLDDVVALMGAEGVRVAVPRQNYVLKATPAASTEPRMWLLGSSMYSAHLAAAKGLPYVFAHHFSGQGTAEALDVYRSEFQPSDLASEPVTFLTVNASVATTEEEAAALMLPNLHMMARLRTGQPLTALDLVEDAQALELHPQAAAIVDSALARAVVGTPEQAATQVRELAAQFGVDEVMVNPVASARRGTDPRTAPGREQTLELLAKELL; from the coding sequence GTGCTGGACCTCGTCCCCGTACGCACCGACCAGTCGACCGGCGACGCGTTGGCCGCGACTGTGTCCCTGGCCCAGGTCGCCGACAGGCTCGGCTTCACCCGGTTCTGGGTCGCCGAGCACCACAACATGCCGGCCGTCGCCGCGACGTCGCCGCCGGTGCTGATCGCGATGCTCGGCGCGCAGACCACCTCGATCCGGCTCGGCTCGGGCGGCGTCATGCTGCCCAACCATGCACCGTTGGCGGTCGCCGAGCAGTTCGCCCTGCTCGAGGCCGCGACGCCGGGCCGCATCGACCTCGGCATCGGGCGCGCCCCGGGCTCCGACCCGGTCACCTCGATGGCGCTGCGCGGGGCCGCCGGTCGTGACGACACGGACATCGAGAACTTCCCGCAGTACCTCGACGACGTCGTGGCGCTCATGGGCGCCGAGGGCGTACGTGTGGCGGTGCCCCGCCAGAACTACGTCCTCAAGGCGACGCCGGCGGCGTCGACGGAGCCGCGCATGTGGCTGCTGGGATCGTCGATGTACTCGGCGCACCTCGCCGCGGCGAAGGGCCTGCCGTACGTCTTCGCGCACCACTTCTCGGGCCAGGGCACAGCCGAGGCGCTTGACGTCTATCGCTCAGAGTTCCAGCCCAGCGACCTGGCCTCGGAGCCGGTCACGTTCCTGACGGTCAACGCGTCGGTCGCGACGACCGAGGAGGAGGCCGCGGCGCTGATGCTGCCCAACCTGCACATGATGGCCCGCCTGCGCACGGGGCAGCCGCTGACGGCGCTCGACCTGGTCGAGGACGCCCAGGCGCTGGAGCTGCACCCGCAGGCGGCCGCGATCGTCGACTCCGCCCTGGCGCGAGCCGTGGTCGGGACGCCGGAGCAGGCCGCGACGCAGGTCCGCGAGCTCGCCGCGCAGTTCGGCGTCGACGAGGTCATGGTCAACCCCGTCGCGTCGGCCCGGCGTGGCACGG